The following are encoded in a window of Amaranthus tricolor cultivar Red isolate AtriRed21 chromosome 2, ASM2621246v1, whole genome shotgun sequence genomic DNA:
- the LOC130805809 gene encoding uncharacterized protein LOC130805809 — protein sequence MKFSIDRNHMFLICNGILVILVKSSSSKNKSSSNSGYSAHGNYDHNAQFSDVKSVESEVYVHDHKLMDSECDHVYVDHDVDVDHDLDHDVDVKNDGLSIVKVDVTSVESKVHHVHHHKIDVHVDHDHDHVYVDHDVDVKNVGLSIVKVNVTSVEKELNKRCEDFIRRMKQGIRSESRKDKYVVGFS from the exons ATGAAATTTAGCATAGATAGAAATCATATGTTCCTTATTTGTAATGGGATTTTGGTAATTCTTGTCAAAAGTTCATcttcaaagaataaatcatcATCAAATTCAGGATATTCCGCTCATGGAAACTATGATCATAATGCTCAATTTTCCGATGTTAAAAGTGTAGAAAGTGAAGTTTATGTTCATGATCATAAGTTGATGGATTCAGAATGTGATCATGTTTATGTTGAtcatgatgttgatgttgatcaTGATCTTGATCATGATGTTGATGTTAAAAATGATGGGTTGTCAATTGTTAAGGTGGATGTTACAAGTGTAGAAAGTAAAGTTCATCATGTTCATCATCATAAAATTGATGTTCATgttgatcatgatcatgatcatgttTATGTTGATCATGATGTTGATGTTAAAAATGTTGGGTTATCAATTGTAAAGGTGAATGTTACAAGTGTAGAAA AAGAATTGAACAAGAGATGTGAAGATTTTATTAGAAGGATGAAACAGGGAATCCGTTCTGAAAGTAGAAAGGATAAATATGTAGTTGGATTTTCTTAG